One part of the Leptospira brenneri genome encodes these proteins:
- a CDS encoding TonB-dependent receptor plug domain-containing protein, with the protein MNLFCFDFLKKKLIPVCLLGFLLIPFLFQSVLFSQATPPKKEEGVTETQLPDQTSKQPKHGDSGNQPNEVNSDRNNVITVTGTRRRNLLKDSTITTEVLTRKDIDAMGARDLSQTLGNVPGIEVRPAQAGERGQTVRLQGLSAQNVLILVDGQRTTGRFSGSIDLTRFKAEDIERIEIVKGASSAIYGSDAIAGVINIITKEAQDPLYAEFRTLGGSGSEKYYGPYMEFRNYATVGAKSDKLSTLFTVGWHKGEGYDLTPDATPGPRNGRYASLAPGYNPYPYNTSIANAYLYATRLPGYSPPLESTSGSAFNDMNLSNKTVYHATDNLTLTGQFYYRHLDQTAVDATLPRTVYDRRNKTHDFMGAFNVDWVANQKINVNLNANYSRFQDLYTTDQRKADDLDSQQRTDNAVAEFRSRVDYKFSENHVTSVGAENLQDQISSARIAPDCRRTYPNVCLDDFNPELTRGQTINGNAYRFRNAFYVQDEWRVSDKPRIQIVPGVRYDHDSIYGGEWLPKLAIRYDVTDQFRFRTATGLGYRAPSFQDLYFNFLNPGVGYRVVGSSDLKPELSRSYNFGWEWDITKRIWYSSNLFHNNVDNLIGFRTNPARDSSGLMVYQTSNYQKATTQGIESSINFRLTEIISTSAGYTYTDTRDELTKLPLEGRGPHRWNFSIRLDEKSSGLSLSIFAVVFGKQPYYCVKNPFWCNADLPSNFDGLEAALNSQAQTNIANALGQLPTGVSDYCAENNLSYCTTSATYGYRMVNPHTNLNLRLSQRFFGHFQWFVGVDNALDAWDLQYNPQRPRFFYFGLDGKFAFSEVKVTPAEPRVN; encoded by the coding sequence ATGAATTTGTTTTGTTTTGATTTTTTGAAGAAAAAATTGATCCCAGTGTGTTTACTGGGATTTCTTTTGATACCGTTTTTATTTCAATCAGTTCTGTTTTCTCAAGCAACACCTCCAAAAAAAGAAGAAGGGGTGACTGAAACTCAGCTCCCAGACCAAACTTCAAAACAGCCAAAACATGGTGACTCTGGAAATCAGCCAAACGAAGTTAACAGTGATCGCAATAATGTAATTACTGTTACTGGGACGAGAAGAAGGAATCTTTTAAAAGATTCGACAATCACTACCGAGGTTTTGACGAGAAAAGACATTGATGCCATGGGTGCTCGGGATCTTTCTCAAACATTAGGGAACGTTCCTGGGATTGAAGTGAGGCCAGCCCAAGCGGGTGAAAGAGGGCAAACGGTTCGGTTGCAAGGATTATCTGCACAGAATGTTCTGATCCTAGTGGATGGGCAAAGGACTACTGGTCGTTTTAGTGGATCCATTGACTTAACTCGTTTCAAAGCAGAAGATATTGAGAGGATTGAAATTGTTAAGGGTGCGTCTTCTGCCATCTACGGATCAGATGCAATTGCTGGTGTAATTAATATCATCACCAAAGAAGCACAAGATCCTTTGTATGCCGAATTTCGTACTCTTGGAGGTTCGGGAAGCGAGAAGTATTACGGTCCTTATATGGAGTTTAGAAATTATGCAACTGTCGGAGCAAAGAGTGATAAACTATCAACTCTTTTTACAGTAGGTTGGCATAAAGGAGAGGGGTATGACCTAACACCGGATGCAACTCCCGGTCCCAGAAATGGTCGTTATGCGTCTCTTGCACCAGGTTATAATCCGTATCCTTACAACACCTCGATAGCCAATGCATATTTATATGCAACTAGGCTTCCTGGTTATTCGCCACCGCTTGAGTCTACTTCTGGCAGTGCTTTTAATGATATGAATCTTTCCAATAAGACTGTCTATCATGCTACAGACAACTTAACATTAACGGGACAGTTTTACTATCGACATTTAGATCAAACGGCAGTAGATGCGACTCTCCCCAGAACTGTTTATGATCGAAGGAATAAAACCCATGACTTTATGGGTGCATTTAATGTGGATTGGGTCGCCAATCAAAAAATAAACGTAAACTTAAATGCCAACTACTCTAGGTTTCAGGATTTATATACAACAGACCAAAGAAAAGCGGATGATTTAGATTCCCAACAAAGAACCGATAATGCGGTTGCAGAGTTCCGATCTAGAGTAGATTATAAATTTTCAGAAAACCATGTAACATCTGTTGGAGCAGAGAACTTGCAGGATCAAATATCTTCGGCAAGAATTGCTCCTGATTGCCGTCGAACCTATCCGAATGTTTGTTTGGATGACTTTAACCCAGAACTAACAAGAGGGCAGACCATCAACGGAAATGCATATCGTTTTAGAAATGCTTTTTATGTGCAAGATGAGTGGAGAGTCTCAGATAAACCACGGATCCAAATTGTTCCTGGTGTTCGTTATGATCATGATTCTATTTATGGTGGGGAATGGCTTCCTAAACTCGCAATTCGGTATGATGTGACAGACCAGTTTCGTTTTCGAACAGCAACTGGACTCGGATACAGAGCTCCAAGTTTTCAAGATTTATACTTTAATTTCTTAAATCCAGGTGTAGGTTACCGTGTGGTTGGAAGTTCCGATCTCAAACCAGAACTTTCAAGAAGTTATAATTTTGGTTGGGAGTGGGATATCACAAAAAGAATTTGGTATAGCTCCAATCTTTTTCATAACAATGTAGACAACCTAATTGGATTTCGAACCAATCCTGCTAGAGATTCTTCTGGTTTGATGGTATACCAAACATCAAATTATCAAAAGGCTACTACCCAAGGGATCGAGTCTTCTATCAATTTTCGTTTGACTGAAATTATATCGACAAGCGCCGGTTATACCTATACTGATACAAGAGACGAACTGACTAAATTGCCTTTAGAGGGTCGGGGTCCACATCGTTGGAATTTTAGTATACGCCTTGATGAAAAGTCTAGTGGTTTATCTCTATCCATCTTTGCTGTTGTTTTTGGGAAACAACCATACTATTGTGTTAAAAATCCATTTTGGTGTAACGCGGATCTTCCATCAAACTTTGATGGTTTGGAAGCCGCATTGAATAGTCAGGCACAAACTAACATAGCAAATGCGCTTGGCCAACTCCCAACAGGGGTTTCTGATTATTGTGCAGAAAACAATCTCTCTTACTGTACCACAAGTGCTACTTATGGATATAGAATGGTAAATCCGCATACGAATCTAAATTTACGTTTATCACAAAGATTTTTTGGGCATTTTCAATGGTTTGTGGGTGTAGACAATGCTTTGGATGCCTGGGACTTACAATACAACCCTCAGAGACCTAGGTTCTTTTATTTTGGATTGGATGGGAAGTTTGCTTTTAGTGAGGTAAAAGTAACTCCAGCAGAACCAAGAGTGAACTGA
- a CDS encoding HmuY family protein translates to MKFLNIVLFVLFSVSFVNCTPKSSSDDGSSAALLLLTDAVAATEGTTINATSTTTWVHVNLKANAAIVGGADRWDLRFKRYNIATNSGTSGSGSGGACDTGSTNYFAEYSGSECTKVVDVQLSSSGGGPISGSTESINPVIAAPLDLTPMPAGYGTWYSYSNTILTAKPNVYIITGEDGAKYVLQMLDYYSSAGTSGNPRFRWRKL, encoded by the coding sequence ATGAAATTTTTAAATATAGTTCTTTTTGTTTTATTTAGTGTATCCTTCGTTAATTGTACTCCAAAAAGTAGTTCGGACGATGGTTCTTCGGCGGCTCTACTTCTTCTCACTGATGCAGTTGCAGCTACGGAAGGCACTACAATCAATGCAACGTCGACAACAACATGGGTGCATGTAAACTTAAAAGCAAATGCAGCGATTGTCGGTGGAGCAGATCGTTGGGATTTGAGATTCAAAAGATATAACATCGCTACAAATAGTGGTACAAGTGGTTCGGGTTCAGGTGGAGCATGTGATACCGGTTCAACGAATTATTTCGCAGAATATTCTGGTTCTGAATGTACGAAGGTAGTTGATGTGCAGCTTTCATCAAGCGGTGGCGGGCCAATCTCAGGCTCTACTGAAAGTATTAATCCGGTGATTGCGGCGCCATTGGATCTAACTCCTATGCCTGCGGGGTATGGTACTTGGTATTCATATTCTAATACAATTCTAACTGCCAAACCAAATGTTTACATCATCACTGGTGAGGATGGCGCAAAATACGTATTGCAGATGTTAGATTATTATAGTTCAGCCGGAACTTCGGGAAACCCTAGATTCCGTTGGCGAAAACTTTAA
- a CDS encoding heme/hemin ABC transporter substrate-binding protein, which translates to MRLILFSIDADTLLFEPWIMTRFKPTKAFGTLLVSLILLSSTLTAETPTRIVSLNGTVTEILFALGAGNQVLADDTSSYFPEKAKTLPKVGYQRTLTPEAILIHKPDLVLGLEYAGPAQTIQQLKDTGINVQILPEKLTTEGAEERIKTIGSLVGKTKEANALAKQFNSEMKQLKIVKTKVRVLFLYSRSVSSIFVAGKNTAADVMIQLSGAVNVAEKISDFKPLTPEALIDLNPDIILMPEISVEGLGGENGVWAINGMSHTNAGKNKRLTTMDDLMLLGFGPRLPQALKTLNTKWKGFE; encoded by the coding sequence TTGAGACTCATTCTCTTTTCTATTGACGCCGACACCCTCCTCTTTGAACCTTGGATCATGACCCGATTCAAACCAACCAAAGCATTTGGAACCCTTCTGGTTTCCCTTATCCTTCTATCATCAACACTCACTGCGGAAACACCTACTCGCATTGTATCATTAAACGGAACCGTGACTGAGATTCTATTTGCATTAGGTGCTGGTAACCAAGTACTTGCGGACGACACAAGCTCTTACTTTCCCGAAAAAGCAAAAACCTTACCGAAAGTTGGATACCAAAGAACACTCACACCAGAAGCCATCCTCATCCACAAACCAGATTTAGTTTTAGGACTAGAATACGCAGGACCAGCGCAGACCATCCAACAGTTAAAAGACACAGGAATCAATGTACAAATTCTTCCTGAAAAACTAACAACCGAAGGTGCAGAAGAAAGAATCAAAACCATTGGTTCACTCGTTGGAAAAACCAAAGAAGCCAATGCTCTTGCAAAACAATTCAATTCAGAAATGAAACAATTAAAAATTGTTAAGACCAAAGTCCGCGTGTTATTTCTCTATTCCAGAAGTGTAAGCTCTATTTTCGTTGCAGGAAAAAATACAGCGGCAGATGTCATGATCCAATTATCGGGTGCGGTCAATGTTGCGGAAAAAATTTCTGACTTCAAACCTTTGACACCGGAAGCACTCATTGACCTCAATCCAGATATCATCTTGATGCCAGAAATTTCCGTAGAAGGTTTAGGCGGAGAAAATGGAGTTTGGGCTATCAACGGGATGTCACATACAAATGCAGGAAAAAATAAACGTTTAACTACTATGGATGATCTAATGTTACTCGGATTTGGCCCTAGATTACCACAAGCTCTCAAAACCCTCAATACAAAGTGGAAAGGATTCGAATGA
- a CDS encoding FecCD family ABC transporter permease — translation MRKEIVFFIVLGIFFVLSIILNSQMGVMRISFHDIFENPAETLEKTVFYELRLPRILLSLLVGGSLAWSGALSQGLFRNPIVEPGLIGITAGAALFAAIAIVLGSHLPFLHNLFYIVLFSFVGGLLVCVIAFITARTNGKTMINHLLLTGVAINILCLSGIGILSYIATESQLRSLSSWNLGSLSGANWPNVQKFLIIFLLPLLVSPFIAKPLNVLLLGEKEAAHVGLKTERIKILLILLICLSVGSSIALVGNIGFVGLFVPHIIRLVIGQDNRTLLFASYILGASVLCLADGICRTVVQPTEIPVGVVMSFLGAPVFISLLRKRGNYQ, via the coding sequence ATGAGAAAGGAGATTGTCTTCTTTATCGTATTGGGAATCTTTTTTGTTTTATCCATCATCTTAAATTCACAAATGGGTGTTATGCGAATTAGTTTTCACGACATATTCGAAAACCCTGCTGAGACTTTAGAAAAAACTGTTTTCTACGAGTTAAGATTACCTAGGATTCTTTTATCACTCTTAGTTGGTGGCTCCCTCGCTTGGTCGGGGGCGTTATCGCAAGGACTGTTTCGAAATCCCATCGTTGAACCTGGACTCATCGGAATCACAGCGGGTGCTGCTTTGTTTGCAGCAATCGCAATTGTTCTTGGTTCACATTTACCTTTTTTACATAATCTCTTCTACATAGTTCTTTTTTCTTTCGTGGGTGGCCTTCTTGTTTGTGTGATTGCTTTTATCACCGCAAGAACTAACGGCAAAACGATGATCAATCACTTGTTATTAACGGGTGTTGCCATCAATATTCTTTGTTTGTCAGGAATCGGTATCCTAAGCTATATAGCCACTGAGTCACAATTGAGAAGTTTATCCTCCTGGAATTTAGGAAGTTTATCAGGAGCCAATTGGCCCAATGTCCAAAAATTCCTGATCATCTTCTTATTACCTCTGCTCGTGAGCCCATTCATTGCAAAACCTTTAAATGTATTATTACTCGGAGAAAAAGAAGCCGCTCACGTAGGATTAAAAACAGAAAGAATCAAAATACTATTAATTCTTCTTATTTGTCTGAGTGTAGGTTCCTCAATCGCACTTGTTGGGAATATTGGCTTTGTCGGCTTATTTGTTCCGCATATCATTCGCTTGGTGATTGGCCAAGACAATAGAACCTTACTATTTGCAAGTTACATCCTTGGTGCAAGTGTATTATGTTTAGCAGACGGGATTTGCAGAACCGTCGTACAACCAACAGAAATTCCCGTAGGTGTGGTTATGTCTTTTCTGGGAGCACCTGTTTTTATCAGCTTATTACGAAAACGAGGAAACTATCAATGA
- a CDS encoding heme ABC transporter ATP-binding protein — translation MSIQTELIHYQIGKKTILSDINITIEPGEFHVLMGKNGAGKSTLFHLLSSDTRPSSGSIYFDGKPIQSLNAKSIAKQRAVLTQNPEINFPLTCLDIVQLGRFPHETSDTENLDIALQSLEIVDLLDKKNQNYNTLSGGEKQRAHFARVLSQIWEEPPRYLLLDEPISSLDLPNQIKVLELCRHLSQKGYGVFMILHDLNLASRYADKITFLSDGKVFASGPPNEVITEEGIQSVFNIEIDVIINDNVNMVLPKLNKIGVSV, via the coding sequence ATGAGCATTCAAACCGAATTAATCCATTATCAAATTGGCAAAAAAACCATCCTAAGCGACATCAACATCACAATTGAACCAGGAGAATTTCATGTTCTTATGGGGAAAAATGGAGCTGGCAAATCAACCTTGTTTCACCTACTTTCTTCTGATACAAGACCTAGTTCTGGTTCCATTTATTTTGATGGGAAACCCATTCAATCCTTAAACGCCAAATCCATCGCAAAACAAAGAGCAGTTCTAACACAAAACCCGGAAATCAATTTTCCTCTCACTTGTCTCGATATAGTGCAGCTGGGAAGATTTCCTCACGAAACTTCCGATACAGAAAATTTAGACATCGCATTGCAAAGTTTGGAAATTGTAGATCTTTTAGATAAAAAAAACCAGAACTACAACACTCTTTCTGGAGGAGAAAAACAAAGAGCACATTTTGCACGAGTTTTATCTCAAATCTGGGAAGAACCACCAAGATATCTTCTATTAGACGAACCCATTTCAAGCCTAGACCTACCAAACCAAATCAAAGTATTGGAACTCTGCAGGCATCTATCTCAAAAAGGATATGGTGTTTTTATGATATTACATGATCTCAATTTGGCATCTCGATATGCAGATAAAATTACTTTTTTATCCGACGGAAAGGTTTTTGCTAGCGGACCACCAAACGAAGTCATTACGGAAGAAGGCATTCAATCAGTATTTAACATCGAAATCGATGTTATCATCAACGATAACGTAAACATGGTATTACCAAAATTAAACAAAATAGGAGTAAGTGTATGA